In Gossypium hirsutum isolate 1008001.06 chromosome D01, Gossypium_hirsutum_v2.1, whole genome shotgun sequence, the genomic window ATTTAAATTCACTGAGACATTTTTTTTTTCACCTAAAATGTTTCGTCAAGAGGAATTAATCCTGTTAGTTTGCAATGTGCATCCATATATCACAAAAACACAATGTCGTAAATAAAGCTGTAGTATGTGCAATCAATAGAAAACTTTGGATGTCTTATCCTGTATAATATTGCTTTATGCTTTTTGTCTCGTAAGGATAGGTCAGATGTGTTGCCTATATGCTCCAGCTAAATTCTGTTTTATTGGAGCTAACCATCGCTGTAGGTCATTCCAGACCCACTTCTTGCTTTTGATTTAATTCATGATTTCATGTAGGCACTATTTATGCCATATGACCACAAAAACAGAACCCCAGATGGACTGCCATCACAACGAATGAGATTGTTGCTTGAAGAGCTGAACAACGTCCATTGCCACAAGCGTTGCATGATTGGTTCTGGTGGAGGTTCTGTCGGGTTTGTATTCCTATACTTGAAGAAATGATGAATAGCGTCATGCTAGTTATATTAAGCATATAGTATCTACTTATAATAGTCCAAGAATTTGAGGGATAGGATCACTCCCCTCTAAAGCATTCACATGGGAAACTAGTCATTTTATAGCTTCAttatctcttttatttctttatttctatatttattttttaacgtTGTCTTTGGGAGCTATTTTTGCTCAACTTATCCAACCTGTAGAAGTCGTATGTAGTTTCATTTTTTGGGTTACAAGTAGTTTTTAGTTCATGACAATGACATCATTCCTACAATATCTATTTTTGTACTAGAGCACTCTAGTTCAGTGAGTTGCTATATATGAAACCAAAGGGGTTTTAATGGAAACCTTTCTGTTCTCTCTCCTAAAAGTTAAAGCAGAATAAAAAAAACTGGACCGTTTGAAAACTGACTTTTATTGAACTGATCAAGAAACGTTTGTGCCAGATAAAATCGGATGACACTATTACTTGAATCAGTTTTAGggtttatgttattattttattattcaaaattctTTGCAAGTGGTGAAATTTGAACTTTGACCTTTTATTTCTATACTGTAGAGTGTAGACCATACCTTTAAGCCAAAtgcttgttttgtttttttactaTACTTCATACTTTATATCAAAACCAtgcacttaataccaaaatttccaattGGCCGGCTGGTTGAACCTGTCGTACTGGCAGAATTGCAATCTAAAGCTTCACCTAGTCCAACCTCCTATccggtttcaaaaatattgttaaaagtaaataaataaataaaactataatgATAACGATAATACTAACTGTGTTTTGATATATTCACTTGTTTTTCATGCAATCTCATCCCACTAATATATGGATGTTACTTGTTTCAGGTATCTGGCACATGGGACAGCAACAGATTACATGCATGATGTTGTAAGAGTTCCCATGTCATTCACCTTTGAGGTATGTGAATTGCGAACTCTCTTTCCGCAGAATAATTTAAAGCGAATTTATCTCATTAACAGCCACAGCTGCATGTTGGGTGACAGATCTATGGAGATAATACAGCCACATTAAAAGACTGCTTTAAAATGTTCAATCCTGTTGACCATACCACCTTCAAGGTATGTTTAACTTGCCTCTGAAATCGGTTTCTTGCTTTTGTTTTCTCTTTcactttatttttccaaatatataaTCTCAAATATCTAGAATTTTCTAAACTTCATTTGTTTTCCTAGAGTGGAAACTGTAgttaattgatgattaaattagtttgTTTATTTGCTGTAACAACTAACGAATATTTAATTTGGATTTGCAGAGAGTTCTCAATGACTGGTCTGCAGCTTTTTTCACAATATTTAAGCTGGGACCACATCAGATTGATGTCCATTCCAAGGCTGCTGTATCTAGCATGGACAAATGGGTATCCATCGATGAATACTTTGATGGCTACTTAATGGGACGGAGAAACAGATACGGTAAGAAGATGGAGGTTCTTGAGGTTGGAATGCAGGAAATAAGAACATATTTCCGGCTTTTCTTGTTATCCTCAGTACTGTTATTGTTCATGTTCTGTTCTCGAATTTCTAAAACCGGCAGACAAATTGTTTCGGCCATAC contains:
- the LOC107922653 gene encoding metallocarboxypeptidase A-like protein MCYG_01475 isoform X2; amino-acid sequence: MTNPSSGSFLLFIVFQSFGQHGRELITSELALRILSILSEEQFLPKMDRASLNGTLENVVIKVVPMENLNGRKLVEAGNLCERRNGRGVDLNRNWSVDWGKKEKDYDPYEENPGIAPFSEPETQIMRKIAISFDPHIWVNVHSGMEALFMPYDHKNRTPDGLPSQRMRLLLEELNNVHCHKRCMIGSGGGSVGYLAHGTATDYMHDVVRVPMSFTFEIYGDNTATLKDCFKMFNPVDHTTFKRVLNDWSAAFFTIFKLGPHQIDVHSKAAVSSMDKWVSIDEYFDGYLMGRRNRYGKKMEVLEVGMQEIRTYFRLFLLSSVLLLFMFCSRISKTGRQIVSAIPI